The following coding sequences are from one Ferrimicrobium sp. window:
- a CDS encoding GGDEF domain-containing protein, translating into MQRSNSLNVGVLGSTGDGALASLLEQVMTASGGMGVMIARRLESKYMIERVRVVPKILREGDVIELENAIDLSTATPPIPEGPGRIFSDYIGFSPLASLFVVPFESKRDDNLATIVFSNRPLRCDRLTLVALCRMLELAMSMAVDYERQVRSLADQLAILGEQASNDPLTQLLNRRGFLEVLQREASRLSRNPAPLAILLFDLDGLKAVNDLYGHEAGDDYLIKFARTLRDNLRAMDVVGRLGGDEFALLAPQTDRASAEELAHRLRRLFDTRRLPVSIGVAAFEGGEKISLAALLSQADQAMYADKAQRKEAKGTQERLIDLTALEGRLETRV; encoded by the coding sequence ATGCAACGATCAAATTCACTCAATGTCGGTGTGCTGGGAAGCACAGGCGATGGTGCACTTGCAAGCTTACTTGAGCAGGTCATGACCGCGAGTGGTGGCATGGGCGTCATGATCGCACGGCGGCTGGAATCCAAGTACATGATCGAACGGGTCCGGGTTGTGCCCAAGATCCTCCGTGAGGGCGATGTGATCGAACTCGAGAACGCGATAGATCTCTCGACGGCTACGCCACCGATACCCGAAGGGCCAGGGCGTATCTTCTCCGACTACATCGGCTTCTCGCCGCTCGCCTCGCTCTTTGTGGTGCCGTTCGAGTCCAAGCGCGATGACAACCTCGCTACCATTGTGTTCTCAAACCGTCCGCTGCGTTGTGATCGGCTGACGCTGGTGGCGCTGTGCAGAATGCTCGAGCTCGCCATGAGTATGGCGGTCGATTACGAGCGCCAGGTACGCTCTCTCGCAGACCAGCTCGCGATCCTTGGTGAACAGGCATCGAATGATCCGTTGACGCAGCTACTGAATCGGCGCGGCTTTCTCGAGGTGCTACAACGAGAGGCGAGTCGACTCTCTCGCAATCCTGCTCCCCTGGCGATCTTGCTCTTTGACCTTGATGGCCTCAAAGCCGTCAATGATCTCTACGGCCATGAGGCCGGCGACGACTACCTGATCAAGTTTGCTCGGACGCTGCGCGACAACCTGCGTGCCATGGATGTCGTTGGGCGTCTAGGTGGCGATGAGTTCGCACTCCTGGCTCCGCAGACTGATCGAGCGAGTGCCGAGGAGCTAGCACACCGACTACGCCGTCTCTTTGACACGCGGCGGCTTCCCGTCTCTATTGGGGTTGCGGCCTTCGAGGGTGGCGAGAAGATATCGCTTGCAGCCTTACTATCTCAGGCTGATCAAGCGATGTATGCCGACAAGGCCCAGCGCAAAGAGGCGAAAGGGACCCAGGAGCGGTTGATCGACCTCACGGCGCTTGAGGGACGGTTAGAGACTCGAGTGTAG
- a CDS encoding acetoacetate--CoA ligase, whose translation MTDVGDVLWRPIDDGMESPLGRFLTTEGPGLGIHTASYADLYRASITEIGPFWRAVGRFCQLAGDLGERDLVGTLPDAIFFPDGVLNYAAEAHARFCDPAGIVVADESGAQRKVLASEFWHTVAQLAATLKVAGVQPGDRVAGYLPNVYEAVVGLFASASIGAVWSCTSPDFGAGAVVDRFRQIEPKAVLAVSEYRYGGRRIDRRAPLTQILTSLPSVDTLIVVGPPDEPPEGAWRSISFEEATQGDHALSFTPVVFNHPLWVLYSSGTTGIPKAIVHSHGGIVLEHKKVLELQHGVTTDSTFFWFSSTGWMMWNFLMGGLLVGASIVLYDGSPGYPNLERLWRLIDEAQITFFGVSAPFLRSCQVGQVDMHTFMDGSSLRAIGSTGAPLTIEGFDWVYRHLPSPVQLVSASGGTDVCTAFLGGSPMHPTRAGLIATPALGVAVAAFDEQGQPVVGEMGELVITQPMPSMPTGFWNDDDRTRYHEAYFSQYPGVWRHGDWITFYEDGSSVIFGRSDSTLNRGGVRMGTAEFYRVVDAVEGVEDSLVIDTSALDRTGELLLFVVSSGDDPDAIDEAIRATLREQLSPRHVPNRILHVSDIPRTLNGKKLEVPIRKLFLGSALNEVASADSVANPAVLTEFETLARQS comes from the coding sequence ATGACCGATGTTGGCGATGTGCTGTGGCGGCCGATTGACGATGGGATGGAGAGTCCTCTCGGCCGTTTTCTCACGACCGAAGGCCCAGGGCTTGGTATTCACACGGCGTCCTATGCTGATCTCTACCGAGCGAGTATTACCGAGATTGGTCCTTTCTGGCGCGCGGTTGGCCGCTTTTGTCAGCTGGCGGGAGATCTCGGTGAGCGCGACCTCGTCGGAACGTTACCAGACGCCATCTTTTTTCCGGATGGAGTGCTCAACTATGCCGCTGAGGCCCACGCGCGGTTTTGTGACCCGGCAGGTATTGTCGTAGCCGATGAGAGCGGGGCACAGCGCAAGGTGCTGGCCTCCGAGTTTTGGCACACCGTTGCCCAGCTGGCAGCCACGCTCAAGGTGGCGGGTGTCCAACCGGGTGACCGAGTGGCAGGGTATCTTCCAAACGTCTACGAAGCGGTCGTTGGGCTATTCGCTTCGGCGAGCATTGGTGCGGTTTGGTCGTGCACCTCGCCCGATTTCGGCGCTGGCGCCGTCGTCGATCGCTTCCGCCAAATCGAGCCCAAGGCCGTTCTCGCGGTCAGTGAATACCGCTACGGCGGGCGAAGGATCGATCGGCGGGCACCGTTGACCCAAATTTTGACCTCGTTGCCGAGTGTCGATACGTTGATCGTCGTAGGGCCACCCGATGAACCCCCAGAGGGGGCGTGGCGTAGCATCTCGTTTGAAGAGGCGACCCAGGGGGACCATGCTCTGAGTTTTACGCCTGTGGTCTTTAATCATCCACTGTGGGTTCTTTACTCCTCTGGGACCACGGGCATTCCAAAGGCGATCGTGCATTCCCACGGCGGTATCGTCTTGGAACACAAGAAGGTTCTCGAACTCCAGCATGGCGTGACAACCGATAGTACTTTCTTTTGGTTCTCGTCTACGGGCTGGATGATGTGGAACTTCCTCATGGGTGGCCTGCTTGTCGGTGCGTCCATCGTCCTGTACGACGGGTCCCCGGGCTATCCAAACCTGGAACGGCTGTGGCGACTCATCGACGAGGCACAGATCACGTTCTTTGGTGTGTCTGCCCCGTTCCTGCGCAGCTGCCAGGTTGGCCAGGTTGACATGCACACGTTCATGGATGGCTCTTCGCTGCGAGCGATTGGATCGACGGGAGCGCCACTGACGATCGAGGGCTTCGACTGGGTCTATCGGCATCTCCCGAGTCCGGTTCAGCTCGTTTCGGCTTCGGGGGGAACCGACGTTTGTACGGCCTTCTTGGGGGGCTCTCCGATGCATCCCACTCGTGCAGGCCTGATTGCGACCCCGGCACTCGGGGTCGCGGTTGCCGCGTTCGATGAACAGGGCCAGCCAGTCGTGGGGGAGATGGGGGAGCTCGTGATCACCCAGCCGATGCCGTCGATGCCCACCGGCTTTTGGAATGATGATGATCGTACGCGCTACCACGAGGCCTATTTCTCTCAGTACCCCGGGGTATGGCGCCATGGTGATTGGATCACCTTCTACGAGGATGGTTCCAGTGTGATCTTTGGCCGATCGGATTCGACGCTCAACCGGGGCGGCGTGCGGATGGGGACGGCGGAGTTCTACCGTGTGGTCGATGCCGTCGAGGGTGTTGAAGATTCTTTGGTGATCGACACCTCGGCCTTGGACCGGACGGGAGAGCTGTTGCTTTTTGTCGTGTCGAGCGGCGACGACCCAGACGCAATCGACGAGGCGATCCGTGCGACGTTGCGTGAGCAGCTCTCACCCCGACATGTTCCCAATCGAATTCTTCACGTCTCTGATATTCCAAGGACCCTGAATGGTAAAAAGCTCGAGGTCCCAATTCGTAAACTATTTTTAGGTTCCGCACTCAACGAGGTCGCCTCTGCCGATTCGGTAGCGAATCCGGCCGTGCTTACGGAGTTCGAAACCCTGGCCCGCCAATCCTAG
- a CDS encoding acyl--CoA ligase, whose translation MLRPVIDRRISLTEAYDPWPRRNLAQHFEQMASVFGDRLVLVTPDARVTYRELYAEVRTAAKGLIALGVKRRDHVALLLANGAEFLFLALAVSMVGGVVVPLNTMLREDELDYILSHSNSKWLFVHESAGGNDHEKAMLSILSDRETREEPLALQEVVVLPTSEAPVFDGFRSFASFAQAADSVSDAALDQIYRASQYPDEIVNIIYTSGTTGLPKGVMLTSDMLLRCAYSSALSRAFDDGRKVFTPLPLYHVFAWVEGLLAVSFVGGCVLTTATFKPSQALAMIDEWQAEDFLCVPTILLALVNEAERTPYKTDSLQALMCAAAPAPVPLWERAVRVLGLSEMCSGYGGTEATAATVHTEVGDPIEKVSTTVGRIKPGGPSGLVEYGNCNSEYKVVDPDTRVTLPEGSVGEFAVRGNFVTRGYYNEPVATAAVFDYDGWFYTGDLGCIDPNDGYLEFHGRAKEVYKVSGENVSPQEVEEVISRYPAVEQAYVVGVPSPVTDETGAAFIELREGQSATRAEIVSWCREHLARFKVPRYYFFLTHEEWPVTGTGKIQKFLLSDIAKERIREESTQEAHVDA comes from the coding sequence GTGCTGAGACCGGTTATTGATCGAAGGATATCCCTTACTGAGGCCTATGATCCGTGGCCTCGACGTAATCTTGCTCAACACTTTGAGCAGATGGCATCCGTGTTTGGGGATCGCCTTGTGCTCGTAACACCTGATGCGCGGGTGACCTATCGGGAGCTCTATGCGGAAGTACGTACCGCGGCAAAGGGCCTTATCGCGCTGGGTGTGAAGCGTCGTGATCATGTTGCGCTGCTGTTGGCAAATGGCGCAGAGTTCTTGTTCCTCGCCTTAGCGGTGTCGATGGTTGGCGGGGTTGTGGTTCCTTTAAACACAATGCTGCGCGAGGATGAGCTCGATTACATTCTGTCGCACTCTAACAGCAAGTGGTTATTCGTACACGAGAGTGCGGGTGGCAATGACCACGAGAAGGCCATGCTGAGTATACTCTCGGACAGGGAGACCCGCGAAGAGCCACTTGCGTTGCAAGAGGTCGTGGTGCTGCCAACGTCAGAGGCTCCGGTGTTCGATGGTTTCCGCAGTTTTGCGTCGTTTGCGCAAGCAGCAGACTCAGTCTCCGATGCCGCGCTCGATCAGATCTATCGAGCGTCTCAGTATCCAGACGAAATCGTCAATATCATTTACACCTCCGGGACAACCGGGCTGCCCAAAGGTGTGATGCTTACGAGCGACATGCTGTTGCGCTGCGCGTATTCGAGTGCGCTATCGAGGGCCTTTGATGATGGCCGCAAGGTCTTCACACCCTTGCCTCTGTACCACGTTTTCGCTTGGGTGGAGGGACTGCTCGCGGTGTCCTTTGTGGGTGGATGTGTGCTCACTACGGCGACCTTTAAGCCGAGTCAGGCTCTGGCGATGATCGACGAGTGGCAGGCTGAGGATTTTCTCTGCGTTCCAACGATTCTATTGGCCCTGGTCAATGAGGCGGAGCGGACTCCGTACAAAACCGATTCATTGCAGGCGCTCATGTGTGCCGCGGCGCCAGCACCGGTCCCGCTTTGGGAGCGAGCGGTTCGCGTTCTCGGACTGAGCGAGATGTGCTCAGGCTATGGGGGAACTGAGGCGACGGCGGCCACGGTCCACACCGAAGTGGGGGACCCCATTGAGAAGGTGAGCACGACGGTGGGGCGCATTAAGCCCGGGGGCCCGAGTGGGCTTGTGGAGTATGGAAATTGCAACAGCGAGTACAAGGTGGTCGATCCCGACACCAGAGTAACGTTACCTGAAGGATCGGTGGGCGAGTTTGCAGTTCGTGGAAACTTCGTCACCCGTGGCTATTACAACGAGCCGGTTGCCACAGCTGCAGTCTTTGATTACGACGGTTGGTTCTACACCGGCGACCTTGGGTGCATCGATCCCAACGATGGCTATCTGGAGTTCCATGGTCGAGCCAAGGAAGTGTACAAGGTCTCTGGCGAGAACGTTTCTCCCCAGGAGGTCGAGGAGGTGATCTCTCGCTATCCGGCCGTCGAGCAGGCCTATGTGGTCGGGGTTCCCTCACCGGTGACAGACGAGACGGGAGCTGCGTTCATCGAGCTGCGCGAAGGGCAGAGCGCTACCCGTGCGGAGATTGTGAGCTGGTGCCGAGAACATCTCGCGCGCTTTAAGGTCCCGCGGTACTACTTCTTCTTGACTCATGAGGAGTGGCCGGTGACCGGTACTGGAAAGATCCAGAAGTTTCTCTTGTCCGACATTGCCAAGGAGCGGATCCGGGAGGAAAGCACGCAAGAAGCCCACGTCGATGCCTGA
- a CDS encoding ABC transporter ATP-binding protein translates to MTTPRNPLIALHDAQLVRGGVTIFAHLTLTLEVGHRLAILGPNGIGKTSLAMVLAGRLRLSHGDIELLGLDVRRSDIRSLRPRIGYFSDELISRLTPDMTTREAVALGRYSGLRREWFTLSRADFEAADHLLALANLSDLGDRTLDSLSSGQRQRALLARAFSGTPRLTVLDEPTSHLDLVARELTIEALERILDQHHQHGALVMVAHHLEDLPSSITHVLILGDGKHWFGPIDEILTSRTLTQAFGHPIQVHTLAGRRIATARSR, encoded by the coding sequence ATGACCACTCCTCGAAACCCACTCATCGCGCTCCATGACGCCCAGCTCGTTCGCGGGGGCGTAACGATCTTTGCCCATCTCACCCTCACCCTGGAGGTGGGCCATCGACTTGCCATTCTCGGACCCAACGGCATAGGCAAGACATCGTTGGCGATGGTGTTAGCTGGCAGGCTTCGTCTCAGTCACGGTGACATCGAGCTCTTAGGGCTTGATGTGCGTCGAAGCGATATCCGCTCATTGCGTCCCAGAATCGGATATTTCTCCGATGAGCTCATCTCACGTTTGACGCCAGACATGACGACTCGTGAAGCCGTAGCCCTTGGCCGATACTCAGGGCTGCGCCGAGAATGGTTTACGTTATCTCGCGCCGATTTCGAGGCCGCAGATCACCTACTCGCTCTCGCCAACCTCAGTGACCTCGGTGACCGGACGCTGGATTCACTCTCATCGGGTCAGCGCCAGCGCGCCTTACTTGCGCGTGCTTTTAGCGGCACCCCACGCTTGACCGTTCTTGACGAACCCACCTCCCATCTCGACCTCGTTGCTCGGGAGCTCACCATCGAAGCCTTGGAACGTATTCTCGATCAGCATCACCAACATGGAGCACTGGTCATGGTCGCGCATCATCTCGAAGACCTACCATCATCGATCACTCATGTCCTGATTCTGGGAGACGGCAAGCACTGGTTCGGCCCCATCGACGAGATCCTCACTTCGAGAACCTTGACCCAGGCCTTTGGCCATCCAATCCAGGTGCACACACTGGCCGGTCGTCGAATCGCAACCGCACGTTCGCGCTAA
- a CDS encoding long-chain fatty acid--CoA ligase, producing the protein MQHGELTVAAILRYGAQAFPDSEVVSFDQEHTTTTTFARVAARAAQLANALVDVGIHPSDRVGTFCFNHAAHLEAYLGIPAMGSVIHTLNIRLAPDQLSFVINDAQDRAIIVDGVVLPMLAQVLGGCPSVETIVVVGPTLDTGVRDQLAQRLRVVDYDDFLEGQPTVFDWPRVTETDAAMVCYSSGTTGNPKGVIYSHRSSYLHAVSALPLYGQRSWNILESKGDRALIVVPMFHAAAWGAPYACWLTGSTMIMPGRFLQAEPLAIMIDRFKPTVSSGVPTIWNDLLHYLESHPTDVSSLRMLTSGGSATPRSLIEAYLERHNIPVVSGWGMTETSPVCTLAIPPSGTPRECLVNYLETAGKVVPGVELRIVDDEHHVLPWDGQAIGEVQVRGPWITAGYLGGQGGENFDDGWLRTGDIATVDHEGYMRIVDRTKDVIKSGGEWISSIGLENAIMAHPAVAEAAVIAVPDDRWFERPLAFVVVKPGASLDVMELRDFLASRVAKWWLPERYSFVDAIPRTSVGKFHKKVLREGVQAGNYDIQMIDRVGGGQS; encoded by the coding sequence ATGCAACACGGCGAATTGACGGTGGCTGCGATATTGCGTTATGGTGCGCAGGCTTTCCCCGACTCCGAGGTGGTCTCGTTCGATCAAGAGCACACGACGACAACCACTTTCGCACGGGTTGCTGCTCGGGCTGCTCAGCTCGCCAATGCGCTTGTTGACGTGGGCATTCACCCCTCTGATCGTGTGGGTACCTTCTGTTTCAATCACGCGGCCCATCTTGAGGCCTACCTTGGGATCCCGGCGATGGGCTCGGTGATCCACACGCTCAACATTCGACTTGCTCCCGATCAGCTCAGCTTTGTCATCAACGATGCCCAAGACCGTGCCATCATCGTTGATGGTGTCGTGCTACCGATGTTGGCGCAGGTTCTTGGGGGCTGTCCCAGCGTGGAGACGATTGTTGTGGTTGGTCCCACTTTGGACACGGGCGTGCGTGACCAGTTGGCCCAGCGTCTCCGGGTGGTCGACTACGACGATTTTCTCGAGGGTCAACCGACGGTATTTGATTGGCCGCGAGTCACCGAGACGGATGCCGCTATGGTTTGCTATAGCTCGGGGACGACCGGCAATCCCAAAGGTGTTATCTATTCGCATCGCTCGAGCTATCTCCATGCGGTGAGCGCGTTGCCGCTCTATGGCCAGCGGAGCTGGAACATCCTTGAATCCAAGGGCGATCGTGCACTGATCGTGGTTCCGATGTTTCACGCCGCGGCTTGGGGTGCGCCTTATGCCTGTTGGTTAACCGGGTCCACCATGATCATGCCTGGTAGATTCTTGCAGGCGGAGCCCCTCGCAATCATGATCGACAGGTTCAAGCCAACGGTGTCCTCGGGTGTCCCCACGATCTGGAACGATCTCCTGCACTATCTTGAGTCTCATCCAACCGATGTCTCGAGCTTGCGGATGCTCACATCCGGTGGGTCGGCAACTCCGCGATCGTTGATCGAGGCGTATCTTGAGCGTCACAACATTCCGGTGGTCTCAGGATGGGGTATGACGGAGACGTCCCCGGTCTGTACGCTGGCGATTCCGCCCTCTGGAACACCTCGCGAGTGCTTAGTCAATTACCTTGAGACCGCGGGCAAAGTGGTCCCGGGCGTGGAGTTACGCATCGTCGACGACGAACATCATGTCCTCCCATGGGACGGTCAAGCAATTGGCGAGGTACAGGTGCGGGGTCCTTGGATTACAGCTGGTTATCTCGGGGGCCAAGGTGGCGAGAATTTTGACGATGGATGGCTTCGTACTGGGGATATCGCGACGGTTGATCATGAGGGTTACATGCGTATTGTCGATCGCACGAAGGATGTGATCAAGTCGGGTGGCGAGTGGATCTCCTCGATCGGATTGGAAAATGCCATCATGGCCCATCCGGCTGTCGCTGAGGCGGCCGTGATCGCCGTCCCGGATGACCGGTGGTTCGAACGTCCTCTTGCCTTTGTGGTGGTCAAGCCAGGTGCTTCGCTTGATGTTATGGAGTTGCGAGATTTCCTGGCGAGTCGGGTGGCAAAGTGGTGGCTTCCTGAGCGTTACTCGTTCGTTGATGCCATTCCACGAACCTCAGTTGGCAAGTTTCACAAGAAGGTTTTGCGAGAGGGTGTTCAGGCGGGCAACTACGACATCCAGATGATTGATCGAGTCGGAGGCGGTCAGTCATAG
- a CDS encoding beta-ketoacyl-[acyl-carrier-protein] synthase family protein — MPEEGPRAVVVTGVGAVTPVGIGAFASFDGLFHSEPAVTLAQGLDGTVFQGRVPQFAAQEMLDDRSVRENERWVVLGLVAAKEAIACAGDVPLDNERTMVSVGTSFGGVVGMVGAKERRVSPKFVPQVIPSALATRLAIHYGVIGPCMTYLGACAAGAQAVGEGMQAIQEGRVDTVVAGGADSLFVSAIVSSLYAAGAVARGDHPYHGPFDRGRSGMALAEGAGFVVLERYETAKARGAEILATITGYGCGNDAYHVTAPEPNGAGAERAMRMALSQARLDAKDIAWVNAHATGTRIGDVAELRALDRVFNATGRVDVTSLKGVMGHSLGASGAIEAVMSVLALQRRSIPGTVALGEPESAANLHLLADPVKDWEPGPILSNSFGFGGHNASLVIEPAHAVSEADR, encoded by the coding sequence ATGCCTGAGGAGGGCCCGAGGGCGGTGGTGGTCACCGGAGTCGGTGCGGTGACGCCTGTTGGGATTGGTGCCTTTGCCTCGTTCGACGGGCTGTTTCACTCTGAGCCAGCGGTGACGTTGGCACAAGGGCTCGATGGCACGGTGTTCCAGGGGCGAGTCCCCCAGTTCGCTGCCCAAGAGATGCTTGATGATCGCAGCGTCCGAGAAAATGAACGATGGGTCGTTCTTGGGCTTGTGGCCGCCAAGGAGGCCATCGCCTGCGCCGGAGACGTTCCCTTAGACAATGAGCGCACGATGGTGAGTGTGGGAACGTCGTTTGGAGGTGTCGTTGGCATGGTGGGGGCGAAGGAGCGAAGGGTGTCTCCAAAATTCGTCCCACAGGTCATTCCGTCGGCTCTGGCCACGCGCCTTGCGATTCATTATGGTGTGATCGGACCATGCATGACCTATCTCGGTGCCTGTGCCGCCGGAGCACAGGCGGTTGGAGAAGGGATGCAAGCGATTCAGGAGGGACGAGTCGATACCGTTGTTGCAGGCGGAGCGGATTCACTTTTTGTCTCGGCGATTGTGAGCAGCCTCTATGCGGCTGGGGCGGTTGCCAGGGGAGACCATCCGTATCACGGTCCGTTCGATCGGGGTCGATCGGGCATGGCACTTGCTGAGGGCGCGGGGTTCGTGGTGTTGGAACGTTATGAGACGGCCAAGGCTCGAGGGGCGGAGATACTGGCAACCATCACAGGTTATGGTTGTGGCAACGATGCTTATCACGTGACGGCGCCTGAACCCAATGGCGCCGGTGCAGAGAGAGCCATGAGAATGGCTCTCTCGCAGGCACGTCTTGACGCCAAGGACATCGCCTGGGTCAATGCTCATGCCACGGGGACCCGCATCGGCGATGTTGCCGAATTGAGGGCGCTTGACCGGGTCTTCAACGCAACAGGTCGGGTTGACGTCACCTCGCTTAAAGGCGTTATGGGCCATTCGCTCGGGGCGTCGGGGGCCATCGAAGCCGTGATGTCGGTGCTGGCGCTGCAGCGCAGGAGTATCCCAGGGACCGTCGCGCTCGGCGAACCGGAGTCGGCAGCGAACCTGCACCTCTTGGCTGATCCCGTGAAGGACTGGGAGCCAGGTCCGATCCTTTCCAACTCGTTTGGCTTCGGTGGGCACAACGCCTCGCTGGTGATTGAGCCAGCGCATGCCGTTAGCGAGGCAGATCGATAG
- a CDS encoding DinB family protein: protein MLLDERFAKAYETFDRAVDVVDRSVMTAADPSSGEQWDLTHVLGHVSEMLEFWLVEVLRVLAHGPDEPFGRLKTSPERIDRIERSAKLSVEELRHQINMRAAATVDLCRILTPDQLERRGMHPKFGPMSVEAILVEFGVDHLVEHAEQLVGAP from the coding sequence ATGCTACTCGATGAGCGCTTTGCCAAGGCATATGAGACATTTGACCGAGCGGTCGATGTCGTTGATCGGTCGGTAATGACTGCGGCAGATCCGTCCTCCGGCGAGCAGTGGGATCTAACCCATGTGTTGGGTCATGTCTCAGAGATGCTGGAGTTTTGGTTGGTCGAGGTCTTGCGGGTGCTCGCTCACGGGCCTGATGAGCCCTTTGGGCGATTGAAGACGTCCCCAGAGCGGATTGATCGGATCGAGCGTAGTGCGAAACTCTCGGTCGAAGAGCTACGTCATCAAATCAACATGCGTGCGGCCGCCACCGTCGACCTCTGTCGAATTTTGACACCTGACCAGCTCGAGCGACGCGGCATGCATCCGAAATTTGGACCTATGTCGGTGGAGGCTATTTTGGTGGAGTTCGGGGTCGATCACTTGGTCGAACACGCCGAGCAACTCGTCGGTGCTCCTTGA
- a CDS encoding oxidoreductase, giving the protein MSTVRALVLREAEKQPTIAIEDLDRSLMSERPLRVRVAYSTLNYKDAMVMRGLGRLVRTYPHVPGVDLVGEVISDESLTFKPGDWVIATGFRIGELYWGGYAQEALLDPGWALPLPTTLTPRHAMAIGTAGLTAMLAIMALEHVGITPTTNAPLLVTGAAGGVGSIALMLANRLGYDVAASTGRMSESDYLTQLGAGTIIARSDLDTGPERPLESERWLGCIDSVGGPTLARVLAQTKSNGAIASVGLAGGAQFSASVMPFLLRGVSICGIDSVNAPLATRTRAWERLSELLDRVLLDAMVTEIELDNLPDYADQILSGHVRGRVVVNLHSSL; this is encoded by the coding sequence ATGTCAACCGTTCGTGCGCTCGTTTTGCGCGAAGCCGAGAAGCAACCAACGATCGCTATCGAAGATCTCGACCGATCCTTGATGTCCGAGCGACCCCTCAGAGTGCGGGTTGCCTACTCGACACTGAACTACAAGGACGCAATGGTGATGCGTGGCCTCGGGAGGCTCGTCCGTACTTACCCACACGTCCCAGGTGTCGACCTGGTCGGAGAGGTCATCAGTGATGAATCGTTAACGTTTAAGCCTGGAGACTGGGTGATCGCCACCGGCTTTCGGATTGGAGAGCTCTACTGGGGTGGTTACGCCCAAGAAGCGCTCCTTGATCCTGGGTGGGCACTCCCCTTGCCCACTACGCTGACGCCCCGCCATGCCATGGCGATCGGTACCGCAGGGCTCACGGCGATGCTGGCGATAATGGCCCTCGAACACGTGGGCATCACCCCAACGACTAACGCACCCCTCTTAGTGACCGGTGCCGCAGGGGGCGTCGGCTCAATCGCGCTCATGCTTGCCAATCGTCTCGGTTACGATGTTGCCGCCTCGACCGGACGCATGTCGGAATCGGACTATCTCACACAACTCGGTGCCGGGACCATCATTGCCCGTAGCGACCTCGACACCGGGCCGGAGCGACCTCTCGAATCTGAACGCTGGCTCGGCTGCATCGACTCGGTAGGTGGTCCTACGCTGGCTCGGGTCCTCGCACAGACCAAGAGCAACGGAGCCATCGCCTCGGTTGGCCTCGCGGGCGGTGCCCAATTCTCGGCATCGGTCATGCCGTTTTTGCTCCGCGGAGTCTCCATCTGCGGCATCGACTCCGTCAATGCTCCGCTCGCGACCAGAACCCGAGCCTGGGAAAGGCTCAGCGAGCTCCTCGACCGCGTCTTGTTGGATGCAATGGTCACCGAGATCGAACTCGACAACCTACCTGACTACGCCGATCAGATCCTGTCCGGCCATGTCCGTGGCAGAGTCGTGGTCAACCTACACTCGAGTCTCTAA
- a CDS encoding EamA family transporter — MSRVELSAVALALAAAIAWGVWGFLSDRASIRAAPLTLWVTVVLVEAIAVVPVAFVIRPSFSWLAIAAGLAGTIGYALFFLALRRGSNAAPLIAITALYPAVTLILQLLVTKTQIHPRQIIGLVLAIIAIAFIAL; from the coding sequence ATGTCCCGCGTCGAGCTGAGTGCGGTTGCACTGGCACTCGCAGCCGCCATCGCATGGGGCGTCTGGGGCTTCCTCTCCGATAGGGCATCGATACGTGCTGCCCCACTGACTCTCTGGGTGACCGTCGTCCTTGTGGAGGCCATCGCCGTGGTCCCCGTGGCCTTTGTCATTCGGCCATCCTTCTCGTGGCTCGCAATCGCCGCTGGTCTCGCGGGGACGATCGGTTATGCCCTGTTTTTCCTTGCGCTACGCCGCGGATCAAATGCCGCCCCGCTCATCGCCATCACCGCGCTCTACCCAGCCGTTACGCTCATCCTCCAGCTGCTGGTGACGAAAACCCAAATCCATCCCCGCCAAATCATCGGCCTCGTCCTCGCCATCATCGCGATCGCCTTCATTGCCCTATGA
- a CDS encoding gamma carbonic anhydrase family protein, whose amino-acid sequence MPIYSLGDQVPQIAASAFIHPDAVVIGSVTIGEEASVWPNAVLRGDYGRIVIGDRTSVQDGTVIHATAELPTIVGAECVVGHLVHLEGCTVADHCLIGSSSVVLHRVMVHEHALVGANAMVTNGTEVPSHAMALGVPATIVRDRVGTGAFAEAVALYVANAKRYRQELRLLEGR is encoded by the coding sequence ATGCCTATTTACAGTCTTGGCGACCAGGTCCCACAGATCGCAGCGAGCGCTTTCATCCACCCCGACGCAGTCGTCATCGGCTCCGTCACCATCGGAGAGGAGGCGTCGGTGTGGCCAAATGCGGTCCTGCGAGGCGACTACGGTCGCATTGTGATTGGAGATCGAACCTCGGTCCAGGATGGCACCGTCATTCACGCCACCGCTGAACTCCCTACCATCGTCGGTGCTGAATGCGTCGTAGGACATCTGGTTCACCTCGAGGGATGCACGGTAGCTGACCACTGTCTGATCGGCTCGTCGTCGGTGGTGCTGCACCGGGTGATGGTGCACGAGCACGCGCTGGTTGGTGCCAACGCGATGGTCACCAACGGCACGGAGGTACCGTCGCACGCTATGGCTCTTGGCGTTCCTGCCACGATCGTTCGTGATCGTGTTGGGACCGGGGCGTTCGCGGAGGCGGTCGCGCTGTATGTGGCGAACGCCAAGCGCTATCGACAGGAGCTGCGCCTCCTCGAGGGAAGGTAA